A region from the Vicia villosa cultivar HV-30 ecotype Madison, WI linkage group LG3, Vvil1.0, whole genome shotgun sequence genome encodes:
- the LOC131661168 gene encoding uncharacterized protein LOC131661168 isoform X2: protein MLNSLRFQASNHPPISPTSTKPFTINNTLSQQRNLSFTKPIALPQLLTSFTTHSLQPPHYISTVGSSSPTPSHWNLTQRHLTLLQVSAVVSAIFTTWLFGSAIPSLLAFKKAAESLEKVMDTAREELPDTMAAVKLSAAEVSDLTTELSDLGQEITQGVRSSTRVVRSVEQGLRGLTTMPSSASLQGMEYSSNTAPDSDALAGARTVRGVREGIIKGRSMLKMFFSLAKFSSFALNFITRGGKR from the exons atgctcaactccCTCCGTTTTCAAGCTTCAAACCACCCACCCATTTCTCCAACCTCCACCAAACCTTTCACCATCAACAACACTCTCTCACAACAACGCAACCTCTCCTTCACAAAACCCATCGCACTCCCCCAACTCCTCACTTCTTTCACCACCCACTCACTTCAACCGCCACATTACATCTCCACCGTTGGATCCTCATCCCCCACCCCCTCCCACTGGAACCTCACCCAACGCCACCTCACTCTCCTCCAAGTCTCCGCCGTCGTG TCAGCGATATTTACAACGTGGCTCTTTGGTTCTGCAATTCCCTCGCTTCTG gcTTTCAAGAAGGCAGCAGAATCACTTGAGAAGGTTATGGATACAGCGAGAGAAGAACTTCCTGATACAATGGCTGCGGTTAAATTATCCGCCGCAGAAGTCAGTGACTTAACCACCGAACTCAGTGATCTTGG ACAAGAGATTACTCAAGGTGTTAGAAGCTCCACTCGCGTGGTTCGCTCGGTGGAGCAGGGGCTTCGCGGTTTAACCACTATGCCTTCTTC AGCTTCTTTGCAGGGAATGGAATACAGCTCCAATACTGCGCCTGATTCGGATGCACTTGCAGGGGCAAGAACTGTTAGGGGTGTGAGAGAGGGTATTATCAAGGGTCGTTCTATGTTGAAGATGTTTTTCTCCCTTGCCAAATTTTCAAGTTTTGCTCTTAACTTCATCACTAGAGGTGGAAAAAGGTAG
- the LOC131661168 gene encoding uncharacterized protein LOC131661168 isoform X3 encodes MLNSLRFQASNHPPISPTSTKPFTINNTLSQQRNLSFTKPIALPQLLTSFTTHSLQPPHYISTVGSSSPTPSHWNLTQRHLTLLQVSAVVSAIFTTWLFGSAIPSLLAFKKAAESLEKVMDTAREELPDTMAAVKLSAAEVSDLTTELSDLGQEITQGVRSSTRVVRSVEQGLRGLTTMPSSSGNGIQLQYCA; translated from the exons atgctcaactccCTCCGTTTTCAAGCTTCAAACCACCCACCCATTTCTCCAACCTCCACCAAACCTTTCACCATCAACAACACTCTCTCACAACAACGCAACCTCTCCTTCACAAAACCCATCGCACTCCCCCAACTCCTCACTTCTTTCACCACCCACTCACTTCAACCGCCACATTACATCTCCACCGTTGGATCCTCATCCCCCACCCCCTCCCACTGGAACCTCACCCAACGCCACCTCACTCTCCTCCAAGTCTCCGCCGTCGTG TCAGCGATATTTACAACGTGGCTCTTTGGTTCTGCAATTCCCTCGCTTCTG gcTTTCAAGAAGGCAGCAGAATCACTTGAGAAGGTTATGGATACAGCGAGAGAAGAACTTCCTGATACAATGGCTGCGGTTAAATTATCCGCCGCAGAAGTCAGTGACTTAACCACCGAACTCAGTGATCTTGG ACAAGAGATTACTCAAGGTGTTAGAAGCTCCACTCGCGTGGTTCGCTCGGTGGAGCAGGGGCTTCGCGGTTTAACCACTATGCCTTCTTCTTCAG GGAATGGAATACAGCTCCAATACTGCGCCTGA
- the LOC131661168 gene encoding uncharacterized protein LOC131661168 isoform X1, whose amino-acid sequence MLNSLRFQASNHPPISPTSTKPFTINNTLSQQRNLSFTKPIALPQLLTSFTTHSLQPPHYISTVGSSSPTPSHWNLTQRHLTLLQVSAVVSAIFTTWLFGSAIPSLLAFKKAAESLEKVMDTAREELPDTMAAVKLSAAEVSDLTTELSDLGQEITQGVRSSTRVVRSVEQGLRGLTTMPSSSASLQGMEYSSNTAPDSDALAGARTVRGVREGIIKGRSMLKMFFSLAKFSSFALNFITRGGKR is encoded by the exons atgctcaactccCTCCGTTTTCAAGCTTCAAACCACCCACCCATTTCTCCAACCTCCACCAAACCTTTCACCATCAACAACACTCTCTCACAACAACGCAACCTCTCCTTCACAAAACCCATCGCACTCCCCCAACTCCTCACTTCTTTCACCACCCACTCACTTCAACCGCCACATTACATCTCCACCGTTGGATCCTCATCCCCCACCCCCTCCCACTGGAACCTCACCCAACGCCACCTCACTCTCCTCCAAGTCTCCGCCGTCGTG TCAGCGATATTTACAACGTGGCTCTTTGGTTCTGCAATTCCCTCGCTTCTG gcTTTCAAGAAGGCAGCAGAATCACTTGAGAAGGTTATGGATACAGCGAGAGAAGAACTTCCTGATACAATGGCTGCGGTTAAATTATCCGCCGCAGAAGTCAGTGACTTAACCACCGAACTCAGTGATCTTGG ACAAGAGATTACTCAAGGTGTTAGAAGCTCCACTCGCGTGGTTCGCTCGGTGGAGCAGGGGCTTCGCGGTTTAACCACTATGCCTTCTTCTTCAG CTTCTTTGCAGGGAATGGAATACAGCTCCAATACTGCGCCTGATTCGGATGCACTTGCAGGGGCAAGAACTGTTAGGGGTGTGAGAGAGGGTATTATCAAGGGTCGTTCTATGTTGAAGATGTTTTTCTCCCTTGCCAAATTTTCAAGTTTTGCTCTTAACTTCATCACTAGAGGTGGAAAAAGGTAG